From one Triticum urartu cultivar G1812 chromosome 3, Tu2.1, whole genome shotgun sequence genomic stretch:
- the LOC125543030 gene encoding acyl transferase 7-like: MAAVNKSVERLAQRLVAPAEPTPVGPLRLSWLDRYPTQMALIESLHVFKPAPDGGNDAGPARTIERAMAQALVQYYPLAGRLGFTDEGGLLQVDCGGDGSGVWFTEAAAACALEDVEYLEHPMMIAKDELLPPTPAQEEDERKLVLLVQVTTFACGGFVVGFRFSHAVSDGPGAAQFMAAVGELARSRSSVEGLAVEPQWGREAIPDPAGAVIGSLPSPAGAKSLEYLAMDISADYIGHFKSQYNTEHAGSWCTAFEVLVAKAWQSRTRAAAFEPESTVHLCFAMNARPLLQASLPRAGAGFYGNCYYIMRVSALAGKVSGSSIPEVVKIIKDGKRRMPSEFTRWATGEAGTNGGEDPYQITSDYRTLLVSDWTRLGFAEVDYGWGPPAHVVPLTNLDYIATCILVKPWAHKPGARLITQCVTPDRVAAFHQGMLDMN, translated from the coding sequence ATGGCGGCCGTGAACAAGTCCGTCGAGCGGCTGGCGCAGCGCCTGGTGGCCCCGGCCGAGCCCACGCCGGTCGGCCCGCTCCGCCTGTCCTGGCTTGATCGGTACCCCACCCAGATGGCGCTCATCGAGTCGCTGCACGTCTTCAAGCCGGCTCCTGACGGCGGCAACGACGCTGGCCCGGCGAGGACCATCGAGCGGGCTATGGCGCAGGCCCTGGTGCAGTACTACCCGCTCGCGGGACGCCTCGGGTTCACGGACGAAGGTGGGCTGCTGCAGGTCGActgcggcggcgacggcagcggcgTCTGGTTCACGGAGGCCGCGGCCGCCTGCGCGCTCGAGGACGTGGAGTACCTGGAGCACCCTATGATGATCGCCAAGGACGAGCTGCTCCCGCCCACGCCCGCCCAGGAGGAGGATGAGCGCAAGCTTGTCCTGCTCGTCCAGGTTACCACCTTCGCGTGCGGCGGCTTCGTCGTCGGCTTCCGCTTCAGCCACGCCGTCTCCGACGGCCCCGGCGCCGCGCAGTTTATGGCCGCCGTCGGTGAGCTCGCCCGCAGCCGTAGCAGCGTGGAAGGCCTGGCGGTGGAGCCACAATGGGGCCGCGAGGCGATCCCGGACCCGGCCGGCGCCGTTATCGGCAGCCTGCCGAGCCCCGCGGGCGCCAAGAGTCTCGAGTACCTCGCCATGGACATCTCCGCAGACTACATCGGCCACTTCAAGTCGCAGTACAACACGGAGCACGCCGGCTCGTGGTGCACGGCGTTCGAGGTGCTGGTGGCCAAAGCGTGGCAGAGCCGCACGCGCGCGGCGGCGTTCGAGCCGGAGTCCACCGTGCACCTCTGCTTCGCCATGAACGCTCGGCCCCTTCTGCAGGCCTCGCTCCCGCGCGCCGGCGCCGGGTTCTACGGCAACTGCTACTACATCATGCGCGTCTCGGCCCTCGCGGGCAAGGTGTCCGGCTCCTCGATCCCGGAAGTGGTGAAGATAATCAAGGACGGGAAGAGACGGATGCCATCCGAGTTCACGCGGTGGGCGACAGGAGAGGCCGGCACCAATGGCGGTGAGGACCCGTACCAGATCACGTCGGACTACCGGACGCTGCTGGTGTCGGACTGGACGCGGCTCGGGTTCGCGGAGGTGGACTACGGCTGGGGGCCGCCGGCGCACGTCGTGCCCCTGACGAACCTGGACTACATCGCGACGTGCATCTTGGTGAAGCCGTGGGCGCACAAGCCAGGGGCGCGGCTCATCACCCAGTGCGTGACGCCCGACCGCGTCGCCGCCTTCCATCAGGGAATGCTCGACATGAACTGA